The DNA region ATGGAGGCGGCGGCCACCGTACGGCCGTGGAAGCCGCCGTGGCAGACGATGACGTTGGGGCGGCCGGTGGCCTGGCGGGCCAGCCAGAAGAGGACTGGAAGCCAGGGCGGCATCGGTGCGCGCGGCCCGCAAGGCGTTCGCACTCGAAGCCATGGCAGTACTCGACAGGGTCCACCCATGCGGGAGGATGCCTTCGGCCCAACATACACCCGGTCCCGGACGCCCGCCCGGATCGACAAACCGCCGCCCGGCAGGGCAGCACGCCACGACGTCGGACGCGTCCTCGCCACCGGCGAGGCCTACACCCGCCCTGCCCACCACCGGAAAGGCAGCATGCCACGGCGCACGGGAAAGAAGGCGTTCCCGCCGACGGATAGGGTCCCTACATGCAGACGGGTGAGTTACTCGGCTCCGGCCGCAGCGCGGACGTGTTCGCCATCGATGATCACTGGGTCCTTCGCCGATACCGCGACGGCGGCGACGTCACCGCCGGAGCAGCCGTGATGGCCTACCTCGCGGAGCACGGGTATCCGGTGCCCCGTCTCCGGGGCCCGGCCGGCGCCGGACACCGCACGGAGCCGCGGACCGACCTGGTGATGCAGCGGCTGCACGGCCCATCCATGCTTCAGGCACTGCTGCAGGGCACAATCACGGCCGAGGAAGCAGGAGCGAGACTCGCCGACCTGCTGCACCGCTTGCATTCGGTTCCCGCACGGGTCTCCGTCGATCCCGCCAACCGGATTCTCCACCTCGACCTGCACCCAGACAATGTGATGATCACCTCGGGAGGGCCCGTGGTGATCGACTGGTGCAATACCGAGGAAGGGCCACCTGGGCTGGACTGGGGAATGTCGGCCCTGATCCTGGCGCAGGTCGCCGCCGGCAACACGGCCATGGCAGCGCCGGTCCGGGCAGTACTCGCTTCACTGCTCACATGCCTCGGCCCCACGATGGCCATGGGCAACACCGACTCCGGATGCCTTACGGAAGCCAGGACGAGACGTGCGGCCGACCCTTCAATGAGCGAAAGCGAGACTCATCTTCTCGATGACGCCATGGACTTGATAACTGAGCTGACGCCCGCCCGACCTTAAGACGTTGTCTCACGTGGCAAGTTCCTCGGCTTCTTGCAGCTCAGGGCACTGGCCATGGCCAGACTTCGGCTCTTCCGATCGTTGCAGTCCACGCACGGGATCTTGAGGCCGCGAGTAGCCCATGGCAGGCTCATGCCGCATGATCGGTGAATTCGCGAAGGACAACCTGCACGGGAGACTGCGGCGGGACCGCGAAGCGCTGCTCTGGAAGCTCGGCGGCTTGTCCGAATACGACGCCCGCCGACCGTTGACAGTGACCGGGAGCAACCTCCTTGGCCTGGTCAAACACGTGGCCAGCGTCGAGGCCAGGTACTTTGGCGAGGTCTTCGACCGCCCTTTCCCGGAACCGCTGCCCCGGTGGCAAGACCACGACGGCAGCGATCTGTGGGCGACTGAGGGCGAGACCCGCGATCAGATCATCGAGTTCTACCGGCGCACGTGGGAACACTCGGACGCGACGATCAACGAGCTTCTCCTCGATGCCCCCGGCCACGTGCCCTGGTGGCCGGATCCCCATTCCAACACGAACCTGTTCGCCGTCATGGTCCACGTCCTCGGCGAGACCAACCGGCATGCCGGGCACGCCGACATCCTTCGCGAAGGCGTAGACGGCCGAACCGGGATGCGCCCCGAACATGAGATGCAGATCGATGAGGAAGCCCGCGCCGCCTACTACGCGAAGATCGAGCAGGCCGCCAGATCGGCCGCCTCGGCCAGAGCATAGAGGTCTGCGCCACGTGACTTGAGGTCCGAGCGGCATGATGGCGGCCGTGAGGGCTGATCTGTCGAAGCGTCTGGTTGATGAGCTCTGGGAGCTGGTCGCCCCGCTACTGCCGTCGTTCGCGGCTCGACCGCAAGGTGGCGGGACCGCTCCGCGTGAACGAGCGGGCGGTGTTCACGGCTATGGCGTACATACTGAGGAGTGGGTGTGCGTGGCGGTATCTGCCGGAATCGTTCGGTGTATCGCCTGGCGGCGTAGCCGGCGACGATCACGGGGTCGCGGATGTCGTTGTCCAGGCCGCGGAAGCCGAGGTCGGCCAGCGCCCCGAGGCCAGCGGCGCGGAGGTGGGCCAGGATGCGGTCGTGGCGGGCGGCGGTGTTGTCGTGGGTGCGGCCGGGTCGGGCGGCGGATATCCAGATCAGGCGACCGTTCTCGTCGGTCAGGGCGAGGAAGTGCAGGCCATGGCTGCGGTGCTTCCCGGAATAGTTCCGCCGGTCGGCCTCCCGGTTTGGCGTCTGGTGCGGATGAGGGTGCCGTCGATCAGGACCACCTCCCCGCCCTGCCTGGCGACCTGCCTCAGGGCACGGTTCAGGCACGGCGCCTGGGCGGCGAGCAGTCCGATCAGCTCGTCGCGCCAGCGGCGGACGGTGGACTCGGACACGTCGTTGCCGCCGGCCATGTCGGCCAAGCGCTGGTCGTGACACAACACGGCCAGGACGATCACCGCGATCTTCCCCGGCGATCGCCGCGTCCCTCGCCGTGGGCGTAGTGCTCGGCGCGGTCGGCCGATGGCGCCGAGCACGACTGGCCAAGACCGGTCAGCCGACGATGGGCTCGTCGGCGAGGTAGGGCGGCGCGGGCTCGTACTGGATGTGCCGGCGCACCGCGCGGGCGTGCTCGCGCCCGTGCAATCGGCCCACCAGCCACAGGGCGCTGTCAATTCCGGCGGACACGCCCTGGCTGGTGATCAGGTTGCCGTCCACGACGTAACGGGCGTCGCGGACGACGGTGACGTCACCGTGCGCCTCGAGCGCCTCTTCGTAGCTCCAGTGGGTGGCGACGCGTCGCCCGCGCGCGGGCCCGGCGGCGTGCATGAGCACCGCGCCGGTGCACACGCTGCTGACCCAGGAGACCTGTGCCGCGGTCTTGGCGATCCAGTCGGTGAGGACAGGGTTGTGCGGCTCTGTCTCGCGAGCCCCGCGTCCACCTGGGACCAGCAGCACATCGAGGGGCGGGTGATCGCCGAATGCGTGGTCGGGCAGGACGCGCATGCCCTTGCTGCAGCGCACGGGCACGGACTTTTCGGAGATCAGGACGGCGGTGTCCACACCGCCGCGCAGCATCGAGGACACGGTGAACACCTCCCAGGGGCCGACGAAGTCCAGCTCCTCGGCATCGTTGAAGATCAGCAGCCCGTAGGTGGTCACGAATGCTCCTGTTGCAGTTCCGCATGGGCGGTGGTGGTGGACCGGAACCGCGCCCGGTAATCGGAGGGCGCGATGCCCAAGTGACGGTGGAAGGAGCGGCGCAGCGTCTCGGCGGTGCCGAACCCGCAGTGCCGCGCAATGGCCTCGACCGGGTCGTCGCCCTCGGCGAGCGCGCGCTGGGCGGCCTCGACACGTACACGCTCCACGTACGAGGCGGGCGGCGTGCCCAGTTCGGCGGTGAACCGGCGCTGCAGATGACGCGGGCTCAGCCGCGCGCTCTGCGCCAGGTCGGCGATTCCGTGCCGGGCGCTGGGGTCGGCGTGTATGGCCGACACCGCGGCACGGATCGGGTCGGTCGCGGGCTCTTTCGACCACAGTGCCACGCTGAACTGGGACTGACCGCCGGGCCTGCGCAGGAACATGACCATCTCGCGGGCGACGGCATGGGCGACGCCCCGCCCCAGATCGTCCTCGACGAGCGCGAGGGCGAGATCCATCCCGGCGGTGACACCGGCCGACGTCCACACATGCCCGTCCCGGATGAAAATGGGCTCGCAGTCGACCTCAACACCCGGATGTTCGCGGATAAGTTGCGCCTCGCGGGCCCAGTGGGTGGTGACCCTGCGCCCGTCGAGGAGTCCGGCGGCAGCCAGCAGGAACACCCCGCTGCACACCGAGGTGACGCGGCGGGCACTCGCCCCGACGTCTCGGATCCACCCAGTCAGCTCCTCATCGAGGCGCGCTTGGTCGACTCCCTTGCCACCGGCCACAACCAGAGTGTCGACACCCTCGGGATCCACCTCATGCACCCCGTACCCGGCGTGGACAGGAAGCCCACTCGCCGCCGGTACCGGCCCGGAACGAGGCGCCACTACCAGGCGGCGATAACCTCCGGCCAGCTGCCCGGCATGCTGGAACACCTCGTGCGGGCCGACAAGGTCGAGAGGCTGAAACCCCTCGTAGATCACGAAAGCAATGCTGCGCTCCTTCACGCCTCCACCCTCGGGGTTCGGCGTGATGGCGTCTACGACACACACCCCACAGATTGCGCCGAAGCGAGCTGCTGAAGATCGGGGGCAGCAGCGGCGACCGTCACAGGAAACCTCAGGTCCCTCGCCCAGCCGCGCCGGATCACTGCCGCATTGACGCACCTCGACTTCACCGCTGGCAGACGATCTACTCCCCAGACTGCTGCCCACGACCAGCACAAGCACCCCGAAAGCCCGTCACACCAGCCCTTTGACCAGCGACTTCAAGTTGGCGGAGGCTCACTCCCGGCCGCCGTACCGGTGTGCATCGTGGTGCGCGGGACTGTAAATCGTTCGGTGTAACTCCCGATCATGGAAGATGCATCGATGACCAGCAACAACATGCCTGAGGCCGAGTCCGTCGAGCCGTCTGAAGCGGCGCCAGCGAAGTCTGTGGACGACCAGCTGATCGACGAGCTGGTGGGCCGGGCTCAGGCCGAGGGCCTTCAGCTGACCGGCGAGGGCGGGCTGCTCCAGCAGCTGACCAAGCGGCTTCTGGAGTCCGCTCTCGAGGGCGAGATCACCGACCATCTCGGCTATGGCAAGCATGATCCGGCCGGGAAGAACGGCGGCAACTCACGCAACGGCACCCGTGCCAAGACCGTGCTCACCGACGTCGGCCCGGTCGAGATAGCCGTTCCCCGCGACCGGGAAGGCAGCTTCGAGCCGAGGATCGTCAAGAAGCGGCAGAAACGCCTGACCGGCGTTGACGAGATGGTCATCTCGCTCGCTGCGAAGGGCCTGACGACCGGTGAGGTCCAGGCTCACCTGGCGGAAGTCTATGGAGCCGACGTATCCCGCCAGACGATCTCCACGATCACCGACAAGGTCCTGGACGGCATGGCCGAGTGGCAGAACCGCCGCTCGACGCCGCTTGAGTTCCATTGGTGGTTGCGAACGCTCTGAGTAGAAGGACGTACGCATGCCAAGGTTTGCCCCCAACAAGCTGCCGAGTGCGATGAAGAAGCGGTACTTCGAGCTGCTGCGCGAGGGCTAAGGGGCAGCAGCAGCCCGCGTGGTCGGGGTGTCCACCAGCTGCGGGTCGCTGTGGTTCATCGATGCTGGCAGCGTGATCGTTCCGGACCCTGGCCCGATATCCCCGCGCTTCCTGACGCAGGATGACCGCATCGCCATCGCCGACGGCCTCCAGGCGCGGCTACCGGTCAAGGAGATCGCGGCCTCGATCGGCAAGAGCTTCCAGACCGTCTACCGGGAGATCACGCGAGGCGGCAAGCCCGATGGCCGCTACCAGCCCTGGTGGGCCCACAACCAGGCTCTGCTTCGGCGCCAGCGCCCCAAGACGGAGAAGATCCAGGCGAGCGAGCCGCTTCGGACGGTCGTCCGCGAGAAGCTGACCGAGAAGTGGTCACCACAGCAGATCGCACGCTTCCTCACCCGCACCTACCCGAGGGATCGGTCAATGCGGGCCTGCCCGGAGACGATCTACCGCGCCCTCTTCGCCGGCCAGTTGGGCAGCAGGCCCGGCAAGCTTCGCACCGGCCGCGTCCGCCGCAAACCACAGCGCAGAGGCGTCCCCACCGCCAACAAGATCAAGAACATGACACTGATCCATCAACGGCCCGCTGAAGTCAACAACCGTATGACTCCTGGCCATTGGGAAGGGGATCTCATCATCGGACGCGGCCAGGGCTCGGCGATCGGCACCCTCGTGGAACGGACGACCCGCTACGTCCAGCTCATCCACCTACCCCACGGCTGGAAGGCTCCCCAAGTCCGCAACGCACTCATCACCCAGACCGCCGGCATACCGCCCGAGCTGCGGAAGACACTCACCTGGGATCAAGGCCGCGAGCTGACTCTCCACGAGCAAATCGAGGCGCTCACCGGCTTCCGGATCTACTTCTGCGACCCGCACTCGCCCTGGCAACGCGGGACGAACGAGAACACCAACGGACTGCTGCGGCAGTACTTCCCCAAGGGCAGTGACCTGTCCGTTCACACCGCCCGCGACCTCCGCGAAGTAGCTCGGCAACTGAACAACCGACCGCGTCTCGTGCTCGGTGACAAGACCCCCATTGAGGCCATGAGAGGATGGCTCATAGGGCCACTGACCAGCTGATTCGCAATTACTGATGGAAACCGCCCCGTCTATCCGGTGGTCTTCATCGACGCGATCCACGTGAAGATCCGCGACGGCGCCGTCGCCAACCGTCCCATCTACGTGGCCCTGGCCGTCACCGTTGAGGGCCGGCGGGAGATCCTCGGGCTGTGGGCCGGCGACGGCGGTGAGGGCGCCAAGCACTGGATGCACATCCTCACCGAGATCAAGAACCGCGGCGTGAACGACGTGCTGATGCTGGTCTGCGACGGGCTCAAGGGCCTGCCCGAGGCGGTCGAGACGGTCTGGTCAAAGACGATCGTGCAGACCTGCGTGGTGCACCTGCTGCGGAACTCCTTCCGCTATGCCGCCCGCCAGGACTGGGACAAGATCGCCAAGCTCCTCAAGCCCGTCTACACAGCGCCGACCGAGGAGGCCGCCCTGGAGCGGTTCGCGGAGTTCGCCGGCGCCTGGGGCCGGAAGTATCCGGCGATCGTGCGGCTCTGGGAGAACGCGTGGGAAGAGTTCACCCCGTTCCTCCGCTTCGACACCGAGATCCGCCGGATCGTCTGCACGACCAACGCCATCGAGTCCGTCAACGCCAGGATCCGTCGGGCGGTCAAAGCCCGCGGTCACTTCCCCAACGAGCAGGCCGCGTTGAAGTGCGTCTACATGGCGATCATGTCGCTCGATCCCACCGGAAAGGGCCAGGCTCGCTGGACCATGCGCTGGAAGACCGCACTGAACGCCTTCGACATCACCTTCGACGGCCGCCTCTCCGCAGCCCGTCAATAACCCTCAACAACCCCAGTTACACCGCTCGTTTGACAGACCCGCCCAGCGCCGTATCGAGTGGTCGTGTCCGGGTTTCATGACTCTGTCCGGGTTGCAGCAGTGGCTGGTGACCTCGCCGCTGCCGGCCCGCGGCCGCCGCTCTCCGACCAGGGCTGCGCCCCGCTACCGTTCGCAGGGCACGGCGAACGCGGTGATGACGGCGGTTGCGGACTTCTTGCGCTTCGGCGCACTGCACGGCTGGGTCCCCGCGCAGACGGCCGGCTTGCTGCCGGAGCCGAAGTTCCTGCGGTTCTTGCCGGCCGGTTACGACGCCGGCGAGCGTGGCCAGTGGCGTCAGGTTCAGGTATCGGCCTTTCGTTTCCAGGTCAGCGAACCCGGCTACGAGGACCTGTCCCCGCAGCAGATCCGCCGCATGATCGCGGATACGCCCAGAGCGCGTGACCGTTTCCTCATCGCGCTGCTCGCCGCGACCGGCCTGCGGATCGGGGAGGCCCTGGGCCTGCGCCAGGAAGATCTGCACTTCCTGGCCTCGTCACGTTCCCTTGGCTGCCCGGTGGAGGGCCCGCATCTTCATGTGCGGCGCCGCACCGACAACCCGAATGGGGCCCTGGCCAAGTCCCGACACCCCCGCTGCCTTCCCGTCACCCCCGACAACGTCGCCTTCTACACCGACTACCAGCACGAACGGAACCCGGTGGCCGCGGCGGCCGAGACAGGCATGGTGTTCGTGAACCTCTTCCGCCCGCCGCTGGGCCGTGCCATGACCTACCCGAACGCCAAGAACGTCTTCGACCGTCTGGCCCGCCGCGCCGGGCATCCGGCGCGGCCGCACATGCTGCGCCACTCCGCGGCCACCCACTGGCTGCGTGAGGGAGTGGACCGGGACGTGGTGCAAAAGCTGCTGGGTCACGCCTCGCCGCTGTCCATGGACCGCTACCGCCACGTCGATGAGTCCGAGACCCGGGCGGCTGTCGACCGGGCCCAGGCATGACGGGAGGACCAGTGAGCACGGCTGGTGCGCCTGCCGTCGCACGTCCCGCACCGACGAGGGCCACGAAGAAGTCGTGGGAGAGGTGGTTGCGTGCCCACATCGATCCCGCGTGGCGGCCGGGGGAGTGGGACAGCGTCAGATGGCTGTTCACCGGAGACCTTGACAACCCGCGCACCTCGTCCTCCCGGTGCCGCACCCGCCGCTGCGACGTGATCGTGCGTGCTCAGGAGACGTTCTGTACCTATTGCTCGGACCAGCGCAGAAAGAGCGGCCTGCCGCGGGAAGAGTTCGCCGCTACCTTCACTCCCGCGCGCTCCAAATCCCTGCCTCTGGCGGTCGTAGGCCCGTGCACGCTCACCCGTGACGGCGCGCGGTGTGTACGGCCCCAGGTGTCGGGAGGCCTGTGCGCTGCCCACAGCAGCTCCCGCAAGTACCACAAGGCAAGGGGTACGTTCGAACGCTGGCTCCGTGAGCGCGCTATTCCCTTCACTGACGTGCCCGTCTGCATGGTCACCGACTGTGCCGGCACATCCATGAATTCCTGCGGGCTGTGCAACTATCACTGGCGTGCCTGGAGGGCAGACTGCCGTTCCAGTACCGCTCCCATGTCTGTCGCCCAGTGGGCGCCCGGGCAGCCGCTGTATCTGCTGGCGCACCAGTTCCACCTCGCCCCATTGCCCCAGCTGCTGCGCTGGGAAGCGCTGTACGCCGTGCAGCAGATGGACCAGTGGGTGCGTGCCCTGGAGCCTCACTGGATCCGCGGCGTGATCAGTCACCTCACCACGGCCGACACCCTTCTGGACGCCACCAACGCGGCCCGGCTCACCAAGCCGCATCAGTCTGCCATCCGCACATTGGAGAACCTGCAGTCCGCCGCCCGCGCCGGATACAGCGAGTTCTCCGGGATCACCCTCATCGACCAGGACGTTATCGATCTGCGTGTCCTCGGGCTGCGCCACAGCGCCTCCGGCAAGCGCCGGCATCTGCCCGGCCGCGTCGATCTCCGCACCGTCCGCCAGTCCTGGCTGCGCCAGGCGCTGCGTCATTGGGTGACCACCGCCCGACCCACCACGGAAGACTTCAAGCGCACGTTCCACGCGACGACCATCGCCTCCACGGCTCTCGCCCAGCGTGCCGACGCCGGCGACGATCCCGCCGCCCTCACGTTCGCCGATGCCACCTTGGCCGTCGACGCTTTCCGTGCCGCACGCAAACGAGACGGCACCCCCTACTCCTCCTCCTTCCGACGCAGCCTGCTGGGGATGTTCTTCCAGCTCATCGCCTACGGCCGTCGCTGCGGCACCCTCGATGACCTGGCCGGCACCTTCACCCGCGTGCCCGTCGAGCACGTCATCTCCGTGGAAGAACCCAATGAGGACTTCATCGGCAAGGCCATCCCCGAGTCCGTCATCCGGCAACTGGACGCCCACCTCGACACCCTGGGCACCGGAAACACCTACGGCTGCCGCGACATCGCCCCAGACGCCCGGCAGCTGCTGTACCGCACGATGTACACCGTCCTGCGCGACACCGGGCGCCGCCCGCTCGAGATCGTCTCCCTGGCCCGTGACTGCCTGGAAACCCACAATGGCCAGCCCACCCTGATCTGGGACAACCACAAGAGGAAACGCCACCGCCGGCGTCTGCCGATCACAACCTCCACTGCCGACGCCATCCGAACCTGGCAGGCCTGCCGTGACCAGCTGCACCTCCCCGCCAAAGGAGACCGATACCTCTTTCCATCCCTCACCCCCCTGAGCGACGCCCCCCACATCTCCAGCAACTACCTCAGCGACGCCCTCAGGCTCTGGGCAGACGCCCTGCCCCCGCTTCACGCCGAGGGCACCGACTCAAGAGGACAACGCCTGCTCTTCGACCGGTCTCTGATCTACCCATACGCCTTCCGCCACTCCTACGCACAGCGCCACGCAGACGCCGGCACCCCCGTCGATGTGCTGCGCGAGCTGATGGACCACAAATCCATCGCCATGACGCAGCGCTAGTACACCGTCTCCCTCAAGCGGAAAAGCGAAGCCGTGGCCAAACTCAGCGCACATGTCCTCGACCAACACGGCCATCCCAGCCCCAGCTCGAGCACTGCCTACGAGATGCGCTCCGTCGCCGTTCCCTACGGCGGCTGCACCGAGCCGTCAAACGTCAAAGCCGGAGGCCAGGCCTGCCCCATCCGCTTCCAGTGCGCCGGCTGCGGCTTCTACCGCCCCGACCCCTCCTACCTGCCCGCCATCGAACAGCACATCAACGAACTACGAGCAGACCGCGAAACCGCACTCACCATTGGCGCAGCCGAGTTCATCACCACCGCCCTGACCGCACAGATCACCGCCTACCAGCGAGTCATCGACCGCATGCACAAACACCTGGGATCCCTCCCCGCTTCCGAACGCGCACAGATCGAAGAAGCCAGCACTGTGCTGCGAAAAGCACGCGCAGGCGACAACCACACGCTCCTGCCCCTCACCACCGCCCGGCCGAAAGACCCGCGATGAACCCCCGCGGCAACCCCGCCCCCCTCGCCGAAGCCAGACGCCGTCACAGCCTCGACAAGCGAGCCCGTGTCCTCACCGTCCTCGCCACACTCGAGAAACAGGGAAAGCCGCTCACCTTCGCCGCAGTCGCCCGCGCCGCCCGAGTCTCCACCTGGCTCACCTACGCCTCCGGCGTACGCGAGCACATCGAGGCAGCCCAACTACGCCAAGCCCACAGCACCCCACCATCTGCTGCCACGGCAAGCCCGCCCTCCGCGCTCAGCCTGCGCACCGAACTCGAAATCGCCCGGCAAGAAATCAAGGGCCTTCGCGACGAGCGCGACCGGCTCCAAGCAGCCCTGCGTCACCAACTCGGCTATCAGCTCGATGCCATCCACGCCGCTGACGCAGCGACCAGAGCAGACGAACTGACCGCCCGGAATCAGGACCTCACCCGCCAGCTCCAGGAGGCCTCCGCAGAGAACGTCACATGCCGCGCCCGCATCACCGCCCTCGAAGACGACCTGACCGCCGCCCGCACCAGCCTCCGCAGGATGATCCGTGACGAAAACCTTCGGTGAGCGATCACGGCACCACCGCTGAACCAGGACGGAATCATGCCCAGCGCATGCCGATTGTGGAGAGCTGTTCCATCCGCTCCGGGGTGAGCGTGGCGGCCCTGCTGCGCTGGTTGCCGATCCATGCACCGAGCCGGTGCTCCCGTTCCTCCTGGTCCTCGCCGACGATCCGTTCGATGTGCTTTCTCGGGACCTGGAGGTGTCCTTCGCGTTCGTAGAACTGCTTGGCGGCTTGGTAGTTCATGGCCCATTTGTCGGCCTGGGTGCGGCGCGGCTTTGGCTTCTCGTCCTCGGCCGCGGGCTGGATGCCGAGGATGTGCTCGCACATCCATTGCTGCACGGTCGTCAGCTTGTCCCAGCCCAGCCGGACCGAGCGCACCCACCGCCCCAGATCCTCGCCTTGGTGCACGACCACGCCCGGCTCCATTGGGAGCTCACCGCCGGCCTCCAGGCGCAGCCGGACCGAATGGAAGGCACGCTGCCACTCCACGGGCCAGACCGGGCACCACGACGGGTCGATCTCCTCCAGCTGCTCGCGCCGCTCCTCCGACAGCGCCCCGGCTGCCGACTCCACCACAAGCCCCTCGGCACGTCGCTGCTCGATCTCGGCAGCCTTTCGGGCGGCAGCCCGCGCGTTCTTCAACCAGATGCCCACCCGGTATCCCTGGTAGGTGGCGTCCAGCGGCGCCAGGAGGTGGCCTGCTTCGGAGGCCCACCCGCGGGCGGCGGCGAGTCCTTCCTCCCACGCGACGTCGAAGTGCGACCAGACCATGCCCAGCTTCTCCAGCTGCTTGATGCGGTCTTCGTCCATGTCGCCGCGGGTGTAGAAGCGTCGGGCGTCGGCGATCCATTGCCCCAGCGGGAAGGCGGCGAGGGAGGCCGGCCACCCTTCGGCTTTAGCCTCCTCGCTCCCGCTGCCGGGGACGCGGTAGGTGAAGGGCACTTTGAGGTCGCCGTGGAGCCGTTGGTAGAGGGTGGCGGCTTCGATGCCGCGTCGCCAGTGCTGGTGTTCGGGGTTGAGGACGCGGAGGTTGATGAAGGCTGCCAGCTGTGCGGGGTCGCGCGGTGTGGAGAACTTCAGCAGCTCCCGGGCCGGCACTGACAGTCGGTCGCTTCGGTCGCTCTCGGTTCCCTCGCCTTCCTCTCCGCTGCGGCTTTGAACGCCTCTGACGCGGCTTTGTGCCTGTTGCTCGGCGAGTTGTTCGACGATGCGGGTGTCGTGCGCTCTGAGCGCTTCAAGCAGCTTCGCAAGGCCGCCGTACGCCCGGCTGGTGAGCATGTTGTCGGCTGTCTCTCCGGGCCCGAGCAGGACCGGTACGACCAGCGACGCCGTTTTGCCCTCGCCGGGCTGCATCCGCAGCGCCCGGCCGACGGCTTGTACGAGGTCGGGCATGGAGCCGCGTACGTCGGCGAAGTACACCGAGTCACAGTGGGATGTATCGATGCCTTCGCCGAGCACGCGAACGGACCCAAGAAACGTCTTCTCCACGACGGTGCCGTCAGCAGCGATTCCCTTGGAGAACTCGTCGAGGACGCGGCGCCGGTGGAGGGGCTTGTGGTCGCCGCACAGCCAGTTGGCCCAGACCATCCGCGGGTACAGCTCCGGGTCGGCGTCGTGCAGTCGCTTGGCGACGTGGGGGAGGCCGGCCGCGAACGCTTCGGCCTCCTTCACCATGTGGTGGAAGACGAGGGTGCGCCGGAAGCCCTCTTCCGCAGAGGCTTTCACCAGGGCGGTCTGGAGGGCGGCGAGCCGCGCCCCGCGTA from Streptomyces sp. ALI-76-A includes:
- a CDS encoding phosphotransferase, which encodes MQTGELLGSGRSADVFAIDDHWVLRRYRDGGDVTAGAAVMAYLAEHGYPVPRLRGPAGAGHRTEPRTDLVMQRLHGPSMLQALLQGTITAEEAGARLADLLHRLHSVPARVSVDPANRILHLDLHPDNVMITSGGPVVIDWCNTEEGPPGLDWGMSALILAQVAAGNTAMAAPVRAVLASLLTCLGPTMAMGNTDSGCLTEARTRRAADPSMSESETHLLDDAMDLITELTPARP
- a CDS encoding DinB family protein; the encoded protein is MIGEFAKDNLHGRLRRDREALLWKLGGLSEYDARRPLTVTGSNLLGLVKHVASVEARYFGEVFDRPFPEPLPRWQDHDGSDLWATEGETRDQIIEFYRRTWEHSDATINELLLDAPGHVPWWPDPHSNTNLFAVMVHVLGETNRHAGHADILREGVDGRTGMRPEHEMQIDEEARAAYYAKIEQAARSAASARA
- a CDS encoding transposase family protein, producing MSRPALGRHGRRQRRVRVHRPPLARRADRTARRPGAVPEPCPEAGRQAGRGGGPDRRHPHPHQTPNREADRRNYSGKHRSHGLHFLALTDENGRLIWISAARPGRTHDNTAARHDRILAHLRAAGLGALADLGFRGLDNDIRDPVIVAGYAARRYTERFRQIPPRTPTPQYVRHSREHRPLVHAERSRHLAVEPRTTAVAGRPAPRAHQPDASTDQPSRPPSCRSDLKSRGADLYALAEAADLAACSIFA
- a CDS encoding DJ-1/PfpI family protein, which codes for MTTYGLLIFNDAEELDFVGPWEVFTVSSMLRGGVDTAVLISEKSVPVRCSKGMRVLPDHAFGDHPPLDVLLVPGGRGARETEPHNPVLTDWIAKTAAQVSWVSSVCTGAVLMHAAGPARGRRVATHWSYEEALEAHGDVTVVRDARYVVDGNLITSQGVSAGIDSALWLVGRLHGREHARAVRRHIQYEPAPPYLADEPIVG
- a CDS encoding GlxA family transcriptional regulator, translated to MKERSIAFVIYEGFQPLDLVGPHEVFQHAGQLAGGYRRLVVAPRSGPVPAASGLPVHAGYGVHEVDPEGVDTLVVAGGKGVDQARLDEELTGWIRDVGASARRVTSVCSGVFLLAAAGLLDGRRVTTHWAREAQLIREHPGVEVDCEPIFIRDGHVWTSAGVTAGMDLALALVEDDLGRGVAHAVAREMVMFLRRPGGQSQFSVALWSKEPATDPIRAAVSAIHADPSARHGIADLAQSARLSPRHLQRRFTAELGTPPASYVERVRVEAAQRALAEGDDPVEAIARHCGFGTAETLRRSFHRHLGIAPSDYRARFRSTTTAHAELQQEHS
- a CDS encoding IS30 family transposase, producing MIVPDPGPISPRFLTQDDRIAIADGLQARLPVKEIAASIGKSFQTVYREITRGGKPDGRYQPWWAHNQALLRRQRPKTEKIQASEPLRTVVREKLTEKWSPQQIARFLTRTYPRDRSMRACPETIYRALFAGQLGSRPGKLRTGRVRRKPQRRGVPTANKIKNMTLIHQRPAEVNNRMTPGHWEGDLIIGRGQGSAIGTLVERTTRYVQLIHLPHGWKAPQVRNALITQTAGIPPELRKTLTWDQGRELTLHEQIEALTGFRIYFCDPHSPWQRGTNENTNGLLRQYFPKGSDLSVHTARDLREVARQLNNRPRLVLGDKTPIEAMRGWLIGPLTS
- a CDS encoding tyrosine-type recombinase/integrase, with the translated sequence MTLSGLQQWLVTSPLPARGRRSPTRAAPRYRSQGTANAVMTAVADFLRFGALHGWVPAQTAGLLPEPKFLRFLPAGYDAGERGQWRQVQVSAFRFQVSEPGYEDLSPQQIRRMIADTPRARDRFLIALLAATGLRIGEALGLRQEDLHFLASSRSLGCPVEGPHLHVRRRTDNPNGALAKSRHPRCLPVTPDNVAFYTDYQHERNPVAAAAETGMVFVNLFRPPLGRAMTYPNAKNVFDRLARRAGHPARPHMLRHSAATHWLREGVDRDVVQKLLGHASPLSMDRYRHVDESETRAAVDRAQA
- a CDS encoding site-specific integrase gives rise to the protein MSVAQWAPGQPLYLLAHQFHLAPLPQLLRWEALYAVQQMDQWVRALEPHWIRGVISHLTTADTLLDATNAARLTKPHQSAIRTLENLQSAARAGYSEFSGITLIDQDVIDLRVLGLRHSASGKRRHLPGRVDLRTVRQSWLRQALRHWVTTARPTTEDFKRTFHATTIASTALAQRADAGDDPAALTFADATLAVDAFRAARKRDGTPYSSSFRRSLLGMFFQLIAYGRRCGTLDDLAGTFTRVPVEHVISVEEPNEDFIGKAIPESVIRQLDAHLDTLGTGNTYGCRDIAPDARQLLYRTMYTVLRDTGRRPLEIVSLARDCLETHNGQPTLIWDNHKRKRHRRRLPITTSTADAIRTWQACRDQLHLPAKGDRYLFPSLTPLSDAPHISSNYLSDALRLWADALPPLHAEGTDSRGQRLLFDRSLIYPYAFRHSYAQRHADAGTPVDVLRELMDHKSIAMTQR